AATCGAAAACGCTACAGCAGAAAATCATCGCACGAAAAATCAAAGCAGGGAGCTGTCGTGAGCGCCGTCGGTCTCCTGAGGTGACCGTCCTGAGTCCCACTGGTCCTCCCGGTCCTCCCTCATGTATCCCTTGATGCCCTCGTAGCTTGGCGAGGCAGCGTACTGCTCACACAGCGACCCCTGCAGGCTGGGcgcacacactgcagacagctgGACGAACAGCGTGCCGTGTTTCAGCTGGAACGACTTCTTGACGTTGCGGCCCATCGTGGGGATGACCTTCACCCTCCCCAACAGGTCGTCGTCCCAAACGCTGTCTCGGTCCCAGACCTCGAAAATGACAGGTCTGAGGAGGAAACACATGAACATcagtcttttcttcttctcagaaCATTACAAAGGTTTACAGGTACAAAGTTAAAGTTGGGTCAATTTAAAATTCTccacatatttattttagtcccTGAACTGCATCAGACCGATGTTTAGTTTAATCTGATATTATCTCAGATCAGAGTAGATGAGCagatttgggatttaaccagcaGACTCACATTCTGTGCCGAAGGTTGACGGTTTCAAACCGGATGAGGTAGTTCCACTGGGGGAAGTCGTTGTTCCAGATCACCGGTGTTCTGGCTCCTTGTTTGTTGTAGAAAACTTTAACATATCCGTCCGTCTTGGAGAAGTAGTCTCCCCACAGTCCCTGGGCTCGGACCACCGTCACGTTCAGCCGGGCCACGCCGGTCTCAGCGGGGCAGCAGTTGGAGTCGACCATGCGGTGTCCTTTGCACTGACACGCGCAGTTCGTGTTCTGGTTGCCGATCTTGCAGCTGGCAGGGCAGTTGAGCGGCTTGGCACTTTTGCGGATGTAGTCACTGATGGCATCTCGTAGGGTGTTCATCAGGATGGGGTTATGTGGCACCTACAGAACAAACAGAGTTTATGATGAGTGAaggtgtctttctgtctgtagaCCTGTAAGACAGAAACGATGAGAAATAAGCTTCTCAGCCTAATTTGTACTTAGTTTGCTCCTCACCAGCAAGTGCAGGGGGGCAATCTGGTAGGACACCACACCTGGGACCCTCCTCAAGGAACTGAGCCACTTCTTGTACGCCTCAACACCATTGGGGGTGAAGAGGATGTCCCCCACATCCCCATCTCCTCCCAGAACCTCAGTGGTCCGGTCTGTGAAGGCCTGGCTGAAGGTTGCCCCGGTTTTGAGACTTTTGCTCTTGTTGTGGCAGAACTCGCTGCTGGCTTTGGCAGTCACGCCCTTAATGGTGGCGCTGGCCTCGACGGACAGACAGTTGCTGACACTGTGGACGGACAGCTTGCTCATGGCGGCCTCGCAGGTCCGGATGGCTGTAATGGAGTGCACTCGACCCCCGAGGTCAACCCTGCGGATGAAGTGGGTCCCGTAGACGGCGATGAACTGTTGGAAGGCTGTGGTGTTCTTGTGGTCGTAGGTGGAGGGAAGGTTCTTCAGGGAAACCTCAAACTCTTTGCTCAGCGGGGGGCGG
The window above is part of the Toxotes jaculatrix isolate fToxJac2 chromosome 18, fToxJac2.pri, whole genome shotgun sequence genome. Proteins encoded here:
- the prf1.3 gene encoding perforin-1.3 — protein: MMPPSPCPSPSALLLLLLLLLPPPPSLGCQTSSFTECQQAPFVPGHNLVGEGFDVVRMKTSGASVVDFKSYMVGGAQGNCTVCFNHLLNQTQKLPVSVLDWRIKVHCRRSLSSKIFESSQSVMKDTSSSLGVSWKVGLSVAGLAGFAVGGSHSTSSRFAESHSRKDKFSFTTHDFKCKYYSFRLHSRPPLSKEFEVSLKNLPSTYDHKNTTAFQQFIAVYGTHFIRRVDLGGRVHSITAIRTCEAAMSKLSVHSVSNCLSVEASATIKGVTAKASSEFCHNKSKSLKTGATFSQAFTDRTTEVLGGDGDVGDILFTPNGVEAYKKWLSSLRRVPGVVSYQIAPLHLLVPHNPILMNTLRDAISDYIRKSAKPLNCPASCKIGNQNTNCACQCKGHRMVDSNCCPAETGVARLNVTVVRAQGLWGDYFSKTDGYVKVFYNKQGARTPVIWNNDFPQWNYLIRFETVNLRHRIPVIFEVWDRDSVWDDDLLGRVKVIPTMGRNVKKSFQLKHGTLFVQLSAVCAPSLQGSLCEQYAASPSYEGIKGYMREDREDQWDSGRSPQETDGAHDSSLL